One Punica granatum isolate Tunisia-2019 chromosome 3, ASM765513v2, whole genome shotgun sequence genomic window carries:
- the LOC116201880 gene encoding clavaminate synthase-like protein At3g21360 — protein sequence MKPTATMAEFFAEVQIPHQKFYSSAPFPSVLAPVAAQRSSAALLARSVKSHRPYLESLLHKSGALLLRGFGVNTAEEFNDVVEAFGFEELPYVGGAAPRTNVVGRVFTANESPPDQKIPFHHEMAQVPEFPSKLFFFCEVEPESGGETPIVLSHIVYERMKEKYPDFVRRLEEHDLMYIRVLGEDDDPSSPIGRGWKSTFLTDDKSIAEKRAAHLGMKLEWTEDGVKTIMGPIPAIKFDGSRNRKIWFNSMVAAYTGWKDLRNDPEKAVTFGNGEPLPSDVIHDCLRILEEECVAIPWKKGDVLLIDNWAVLHSRRSFTPPRRVLASLCK from the exons ATGAAACCTACTGCGACAATGGCGGAGTTCTTTGCTGAGGTTCAGATTCCCCATCAGAAATTCTACTCCTCCGCGCCCTTCCCTTCGGTCTTGGCCCCGGTGGCGGCTCAGCGGAGCTCGGCCGCCCTCCTGGCCCGATCCGTCAAGTCCCATAGACCGTACCTTGAGTCTCTGCTCCACAAGAGCGGGGCCCTGCTGCTCAGGGGCTTCGGGGTGAACACCGCGGAGGAGTTCAACGACGTCGTGGAGGCGTTCGGGTTCGAAGAGCTGCCCTATGTGGGCGGAGCGGCCCCGAGGACCAACGTCGTCGGCCGTGTTTTCACCGCCAACGAGTCCCCGCCCGACCAGAAGATCCCCTTCCACCATGAAATGGCTCAG GTCCCGGAGTTTCCGTCCAAATTGTTCTTCTTCTGCGAGGTAGAACCCGAGAGCGGAGGAGAGACCCCCATAGTTCTCAGCCACATCGTGTACGAGAGGATGAAAGAGAAGTACCCGGACTTTGTTCGGCGATTAGAGGAGCATGATCTGATGTATATTCGTGTTCTAGGAGAAGATGATGACCCCTCATCTCCCATTGGCCGTGGCTGGAAATCTACATTCTTGACAGACGACAAGAGCATTGCTGAGAAAAG AGCTGCTCATCTGGGAATGAAACTGGAGTGGACCGAAGACGGTGTAAAGACAATAATGGGCCCAATCCCGGCAATCAAGTTCGACGGCTCTAGGAACCGGAAGATCTGGTTCAACAGCATGGTGGCTGCATACACAGGCTGGAAGGACTTGAGGAACGATCCTGAAAAGGCTGTCACTTTTGGGAACGGTGAGCCCCTGCCTTCTGATGTGATCCACGACTGCCTAAGGATCCTAGAAGAAGAGTGCGTAGCCATTCCTTGGAAGAAAGGCGATGTTTTGTTGATTGATAACTGGGCCGTGCTCCATTCCAGAAGATCTTTCACTCCACCTAGACGAGTCCTGGCTTCACTATGCAAGTAG